One stretch of Magnetococcales bacterium DNA includes these proteins:
- a CDS encoding sensor histidine kinase — MKSMIGIPNTFPTKSDEIKRLILLGLIMTVVSLIVGSSTIGILYDAAFDEQQSRLEDTVHGQRHLMEAVAKFDQTYNQNYPEGAKSATFAQIIEAQKLFKGFGRTGELTVAHREGERIVFISESRHQGARVPESLPVGDKLAMPMQRALNGEAGSMIGLDYRGEMVLAAYQPVSILEIGIVVKIDLSEIREPFIRAISLALGIALVVILAGTALFYAVSNPIIRQIKGSEQRLRSLTVHLQTVREAEQKRIASELHDELGSLLTQIRMTLAAGRESLGQGAEASRNHMEKASSLTKQVMVAIRRIMASLRPKILDQLGVLAALEWQAQQIADSSGIHYEIDPASQNLRLGEERETIVFRIGQEALTNVVKHADAGLVKISLTMDEHDVILEITDDGKGFPMEPMIRNGHMGVQSMMERARQVGGKINLVTPLNGGASVIARLPRMAEDRIEE, encoded by the coding sequence GTGAAATCGATGATCGGCATTCCAAACACATTTCCCACCAAAAGCGACGAAATCAAGCGCCTGATTCTTCTCGGGCTGATCATGACGGTGGTCTCCCTGATCGTGGGCTCCTCCACCATCGGTATTCTCTATGATGCCGCCTTTGATGAGCAGCAGAGCCGCCTGGAAGATACCGTTCATGGCCAGAGGCATCTGATGGAGGCGGTGGCCAAATTCGACCAGACCTACAACCAGAATTATCCTGAAGGGGCCAAATCTGCCACTTTTGCCCAGATTATCGAGGCCCAAAAGCTGTTTAAAGGATTTGGCCGGACCGGAGAGTTAACCGTTGCCCATCGGGAGGGGGAGCGGATCGTGTTTATATCAGAAAGCCGCCACCAAGGGGCGAGGGTGCCTGAATCGTTGCCGGTGGGAGACAAACTGGCCATGCCCATGCAACGGGCGCTCAATGGCGAAGCGGGCTCGATGATCGGTCTGGATTATCGGGGAGAAATGGTCCTGGCGGCCTATCAACCGGTGTCGATTTTGGAAATCGGTATTGTTGTCAAAATCGATCTTTCCGAAATCCGTGAGCCCTTCATTCGAGCCATTTCCCTGGCATTGGGGATCGCCCTGGTGGTGATCTTGGCCGGAACGGCTCTATTCTATGCTGTCAGCAACCCCATCATCCGTCAGATCAAGGGGAGTGAACAGCGCCTGCGCAGCCTCACGGTGCATCTGCAAACCGTGCGGGAAGCGGAACAAAAACGCATCGCCAGTGAACTCCACGACGAGCTTGGCAGCCTGTTGACCCAAATCCGTATGACCCTGGCGGCAGGCCGGGAGAGTCTCGGCCAGGGTGCTGAAGCCTCTCGAAACCATATGGAAAAGGCTTCTTCTCTGACCAAACAGGTGATGGTGGCCATCCGTCGCATCATGGCCTCCCTGCGGCCAAAAATTTTGGATCAACTGGGGGTGCTGGCCGCCCTGGAGTGGCAGGCCCAACAGATTGCAGACTCAAGCGGGATCCACTATGAAATCGATCCAGCTTCCCAAAATTTGCGCCTGGGAGAAGAGCGGGAGACCATCGTTTTTAGGATTGGTCAGGAGGCCCTCACCAACGTGGTCAAACATGCCGATGCGGGTTTGGTCAAAATCTCCCTCACCATGGATGAGCACGATGTTATTCTTGAAATCACCGATGACGGCAAGGGGTTTCCCATGGAACCGATGATCCGAAACGGCCATATGGGGGTACAGAGCATGATGGAGCGGGCCAGGCAGGTGGGGGGAAAAATCAATCTGGTAACTCCCTTGAATGGGGGAGCTTCGGTGATTGCCCGCTTGCCGAGAATGGCGGAAGACAGGATCGAAGAATGA
- a CDS encoding response regulator transcription factor: MTIKIFIADDHFTVREGLKTYLHTQGDFVVAGEAADGKQAQKLILSGEWDLVLLDITLPGRDGLEVLKRIRQSKPKLPVIIFTMHDEEAMALRCLKSGADGFVSKDSDPEELVAAIRTVLSGKKHITPNLANQLLLEWGRDPDTPLHEQLSEREFTVMRMMASGETVSGVAEKLALSIRTVSTHKSKVLQKLNLRNNSEMIAYAIKHKLVT, from the coding sequence ATGACCATCAAAATTTTCATTGCCGACGATCATTTTACCGTGCGGGAGGGGTTGAAAACCTACCTCCACACCCAAGGGGATTTTGTGGTGGCCGGGGAAGCCGCCGATGGCAAACAAGCGCAAAAATTGATCCTCAGTGGAGAGTGGGATTTGGTGCTGTTGGATATCACCTTGCCGGGTCGGGATGGCCTGGAGGTGTTGAAGCGGATTCGTCAATCAAAGCCCAAGCTGCCGGTGATCATCTTCACCATGCACGATGAAGAGGCGATGGCTTTGCGCTGTTTAAAATCAGGTGCAGATGGGTTTGTCTCCAAGGATAGCGACCCTGAAGAGCTGGTGGCCGCCATTCGCACGGTACTGTCCGGTAAAAAACATATCACCCCCAACCTGGCCAATCAGCTTCTCTTGGAGTGGGGAAGGGATCCCGACACCCCCCTGCACGAGCAACTCTCCGAGCGGGAATTTACCGTCATGCGGATGATGGCTTCAGGAGAGACCGTGAGCGGTGTTGCTGAAAAGCTGGCCCTCTCCATTCGTACTGTCAGCACCCACAAGTCCAAAGTGCTGCAAAAACTAAACCTCAGGAACAACTCTGAAATGATCGCTTACGCCATCAAGCACAAGCTGGTGACGTGA